The Bacillus sp. 2205SS5-2 genome segment GGAAAGGCTCTCAGTTCATCATGAACTCTAGAATTTTCCATCTGGTATCCCTCCTAGTTTTTTCTCAAGTGCTTTTAATGCTCTGTGATAGGTAAGATTTACTTTATTCTTACTCCAATTAAGGGCTTGTGCGGTCTCTTGGACGGATAATTCATTGATTCCCCTTAACATTAGTACATCATAATACGTCTGCCTTAGCCTTCTCATCGCTAAATATAATTCAGCTTTCATCTCATCTAATTGGACGATTTCTTCAGGAGAATTTGAAGTCATCCTTTCGCCATTCAATTGTTTAAGGTGAAACCTTTTTTTCTCTTCTTTCCTTCTTTTTCTGCTTTCATCTATCGCGATATTTCTAGCGATACTTATTAGCCACGTTTTAGGATTCGAGTTCCCCTTATATTTATGTATGTTTCTGACTGCCTTCACAAAGGTCTCCTGAACCAGATCCTCTACATCCTTCGCTCCTGTATAATAAATTAAGAAATTATAAATGTCGTTATAATATTCACTAAACCACTCTTTTATTTCATAGTCTTCGTTCATTCCTTCTCCCCCAAAATCCTCGTATACATATTAGACGCTCTTTTTTCTTGAAACTTTCATAATGTTATCAAATATTCTCGAAAATAAATTGGAATAATAATAAATGATTCTGTTGTGTTTAAAATAAAGATTGTGTTTTCTAGTAAAGTTTCTTTTACAAAAAAGGTAGATATACCAATGCACATTAAAGGAGAAACCCAATCAACTCCTTTTGGGAATTCCGATTAAGTGTGGAAAATGCAAAACTAATTGAGATATATTTTTTATGGTTTAGTATTACGTTAAACTATATAACGTTTAACGTAATACTTGGAAAGGGATGACAAAAAGTCCGTGAGTTCAACTGACCGATTTTCTGAACCAACTTTATTTATCTTAATTAGTTTAGCTGAGGGGAACAAACATGGTTATGTAATCATGGAATATATTAGAAATTCATACGATATTAAAATTGGACCTGGGACCTTATTTGGTGCTATTAGTCGAATGGAGAAATTAAAATTAATTGAGGCTATTCCCTCAAAAGATAGAAAAAAGCCTTATCAAATTACTTCTAAAGGCAGACAGTATCTACAAAAAAAATTAAAGGAAATTGAAACTGTTACCAAGTTGGGATTTGAAAGGTTAGGTCTATTATGAAGTGGCTAATCCATCTGTATTCAAAAAGTGGAGAAAACGCTATGAAGAGGAATTCTTATATATTTTGGAAAATAGGAATCTTTCTTTTAAAGAGGGAATTGATGTATTTAT includes the following:
- a CDS encoding RNA polymerase sigma factor, whose product is MNEDYEIKEWFSEYYNDIYNFLIYYTGAKDVEDLVQETFVKAVRNIHKYKGNSNPKTWLISIARNIAIDESRKRRKEEKKRFHLKQLNGERMTSNSPEEIVQLDEMKAELYLAMRRLRQTYYDVLMLRGINELSVQETAQALNWSKNKVNLTYHRALKALEKKLGGIPDGKF
- a CDS encoding PadR family transcriptional regulator, whose product is MSSTDRFSEPTLFILISLAEGNKHGYVIMEYIRNSYDIKIGPGTLFGAISRMEKLKLIEAIPSKDRKKPYQITSKGRQYLQKKLKEIETVTKLGFERLGLL